One Salvelinus namaycush isolate Seneca chromosome 4, SaNama_1.0, whole genome shotgun sequence genomic window carries:
- the LOC120045382 gene encoding formin-like protein 20, with amino-acid sequence MTEQKNCSELATQILKDAPASRKALIDNYNNLHKVADYCENNYLGLQDTWRGLEETKALTTQALASVAYQINSLATSVLRLLDTQAMQLKDMENSLNLLSLAVAIHQEKVSRREMGIFTTVTKLACAKLMSPPKAGREPEGCYIRRPISFTELDTLGHSFNLNELQPRKRTVTTESVRSTGSCGPVECPVAPATQPGEPSSASVNKDFYRSNLGINVALPSVPTLPVSSNLTQNCPQPPPGSTFDSNIPPPPPPPPGSMGTGPPPPTPSMTSSNNLPPPTPNASPNVPSPPPPPPPPASSSNSFPPPPPPPPPGSMGNAPPPPPPPPLPSSSNSLLPPPPPHGSMGNTSPHPPPSSSNSFLPPPPTPGSMGNVPPPPPPPPPPSSSNSFPPPPPPPPPSSSNSFPPPPPPPPPPGSMGNAPPPPPPPPLPGTSTKVPPPPPPPPPPPLP; translated from the exons ATGACGGAGCAAAAGAATTGTTCAGAACTTGCTACGCAAATATTAAAAGATGCTCCCGCGTCGAGAAAAGCGCTTATTGACAACTATAACAACCTTCACAAAGTGGCCGATTACTGTGAAAACAATTATTTAGGCCTACAG GACACATGGAGGGGTTTGGAGGAGACCAAGGCTTTGACCACTCAGGCTTTGGCCAGTGTGGCCTACCAGATCAACAGCCTAGCCACTTCTGTCCTGAGACTGCTGGACACCCAGGCCATGCAGCTGAAGGACATGGAGAACTCCCtcaacctcctctctctg GCTGTAGCTATCCATCAGGAGAAGGTGTCTCGGAGAGAGATGGGAATTTTCACCACAGTAACGAAGTTGGCTTGCGCCAAATTAATGAGCCCTCCCAAAGCTGGCCGTGAGCCCGAGGGTTGCTACATCAGAAGACCCATATCCTTCACCGAACTGGACACACTGGGCCACAGCTTTAAC CTCAATGAGTTGCAGCCTCGGAAAAGAACAGTGACCACAGAGAGCGTGCGGAGTACAGGGAGCTGTGGCCCTGTGGAGTGTCCCGTTGCTCCTGCTACCCAGCCTGGGGAACCCTCCTCAGCCAGTGTCAATAAGGATTTCTATAG GTCCAATCTTGGCATTAATGTGGCCCTACCATCGGTGCCCACCTTGCCAGTCTCCTCAAACCTCACCCAAAACTGCCCACAACCCCCTCCTGGATCCACGTTTGACTCCAacatcccacctcctcctcctccaccacctggCTCCATGGGCActggtcctcctcctcctacacccTCCATGACCTCATCAAATAACCTCCCTCCTCCTACACCGAATGCATCCCCTAATGTTCCCTCTCCGccaccccctcctccacctcctgccAGCTCATCAAATAgcttcccccctcctcctcctcctcctccacctggtTCAATGGGTAATGCTCCACCTCCTCcgccacctccacctctccccagCTCATCAAATAGCTtactccctcctccacctccacatgGTTCAATGGGTAATacttctcctcatcctcctcccagCTCATCAAAtagcttcctccctcctcctcctacacctGGTTCAATGGGTAATGTTCCACCTCCTCcgccacctccacctcctcccagctCATCAAATAgcttcccccctcctcctcctccacctcctcccagctCATCAAATAgcttcccccctcctcctcctcctcctcctccacctggtTCAATGGGTAAtgctcctcctccaccacctcctcctccgcTCCCTGGTACCTCCACTAAGGTGcccccacctcctccaccacccccacctcctcctcttccataa
- the mpp2b gene encoding MAGUK p55 subfamily member 2b isoform X2: MQQVLDTLSDSTSSTMANDLDLIFLKGIMESPVAHENLEESRLEAVSDNNMELVQDILKELTPLTHRSKAADELACILKEPHFQSLMETHDSVASKTFETPPPSPCSFMDAAFNNQPVPPDAVRMVGIRKVSGEHLGVTFRVESGELVIARILHGGMIDQQGLLYVGDIIKEVNAKEVGNDPKVLQQMLKEASGSVVLKILPSYQEPHTPRQAYVKCHFEYDPSHDNLIPCKEAGLGFSSGDILQIFNQEDLNWWQACHLEGGSAGLIPSQLLEEKRKAFVKRDLELVTTGPLCSGMGGKKKKKMMYLTTKNAEFDRHELRIYEEVAKVSPFRRKTLVLIGAQGVGRRSLKNKLLVSDPLRYGTTIPFTSRKPKVDEKDGQMYSFMTRSEMDLDIKNGRFLEHGEYDGNLYGTKINSIHEVVDSGKICILDVNPQALKVLRTSEFLPYVVFIEAPDYEVLKAMNKSAKDAGVMTKQLTDSELKRTVDESERIQRAYGHYFDLNIINDSLEGAFCGLKMALERLGAEQQWVPVSWVF, encoded by the exons GCCCATGAGAACCTGGAGGAGTCCAGGCTGGAGGCGGTGAGTGACAACAACATGGAGCTGGTGCAGGACATCCTGAAGGAGCTCACTCCCCTCACGCACAGGAGCAAGGCCGCAGACGAACTGGCATGCATACTGAAGGAGCCACACTTCCAG TCTCTCATGGAAACTCATGATTCGGTGGCATCCAAGACCTTTGAGACTCCTCCTCCCAGCCCCTGTTCCTTCATGGACGCTGCCTTCAACAACCAGCCTGTGCCCCCAGATGCAGTCAGGATGGTGGGCATCCGCAAGGTGTCTGGAGAGCACCTG GGTGTGACATTTCGGGTGGAGAGTGGAGAGCTGGTGATCGCCCGCATCCTTCATGGCGGGATGATCGACCAGCAGGGCCTCCTCTACGTGGGTGACATTATCAAGGAGGTGAATGCAAAAGAGGTGGGCAATGACCCCAAGGTGCTCCAGCAGATGCTGAAGGAGGCCAGCGGCAGCGTGGTGCTCAAGATCCTCCCCAGCTACCAGGAGCCTCACACCCCACGCCAG GCCTATGTGAAGTGTCACTTTGAGTACGACCCGTCCCATGACAACCTAATCCCCTGTAAGGAGGCAGGCCTGGGCTTCAGCAGTGGAGACATCCTGCAGATCTTCAACCAGGAGGACCTCAACTGGTGGCAG GCATGTCACCTGGAGGGGGGCAGTGCAGGCCTCATCCCCAGCCAGCtcctggaggagaagaggaaggcttTTGTCAAGAGAGATCTGGAGCTGGTTACAACAG GTCCTCTTTGTTCTGGAATGGGcgggaagaagaaaaaaaagatgaTGTATCTAACGACCAAAAATGCAG AGTTTGATCGGCACGAGCTGAGGATCTACGAGGAGGTGGCCAAGGTTTCCCCGTTCCGTCGGAAGACGTTGGTTCTGATTGGAGCACAGGGAGTGGGCCGCCGTAGTCTGAAGAACAAACTGTTGGTGTCAGACCCCCTGCGCTATGGGACCACCATCCCCT TTACCTCGAGGAAACCCAAGGTGGATGAGAAGGATGGACAGATGTACTCGTTCATGACTCGCAGTGAGATGGATTTGGACATTAAGAACGGGCGCTTCCTGGAGCATGGCGAGTACGACGGGAACCTCTATGGCACCAAGATCAACTCCATCCATGAGGTGGTGGACTCTGGCAAGATCTGCATCCTGGATGTCAACCCACAG GCACTTAAGGTTCTGCGGACGTCAGAGTTCCTTCCCTACGTGGTGTTTATTGAGGCTCCAGATTACGAGGTCCTCAAAGCCATGAATAAGTCTGCCAAAGACGCCGGAGTCATGACCAAACAGTTAACG GACTCAGAGCTGAAGAGGACAGTGGATGAGAGTGAAAGGATCCAGCGGGCCTACGGACATTACTTTGACCTGAACATCATCAACGACAGCCTGGAGGGGGCCTTCTGCGGCCTGAAGATGGCGCTGGAGAGACTAGGCGCAGAGCAGCAGTGGGTTCCTGTCAGCTGGGTCTTCTAA
- the mpp2b gene encoding MAGUK p55 subfamily member 2b isoform X1 produces the protein MQQVLDTLSDSTSSTMANDLDLIFLKGIMESPVVRSYPQAHENLEESRLEAVSDNNMELVQDILKELTPLTHRSKAADELACILKEPHFQSLMETHDSVASKTFETPPPSPCSFMDAAFNNQPVPPDAVRMVGIRKVSGEHLGVTFRVESGELVIARILHGGMIDQQGLLYVGDIIKEVNAKEVGNDPKVLQQMLKEASGSVVLKILPSYQEPHTPRQAYVKCHFEYDPSHDNLIPCKEAGLGFSSGDILQIFNQEDLNWWQACHLEGGSAGLIPSQLLEEKRKAFVKRDLELVTTGPLCSGMGGKKKKKMMYLTTKNAEFDRHELRIYEEVAKVSPFRRKTLVLIGAQGVGRRSLKNKLLVSDPLRYGTTIPFTSRKPKVDEKDGQMYSFMTRSEMDLDIKNGRFLEHGEYDGNLYGTKINSIHEVVDSGKICILDVNPQALKVLRTSEFLPYVVFIEAPDYEVLKAMNKSAKDAGVMTKQLTDSELKRTVDESERIQRAYGHYFDLNIINDSLEGAFCGLKMALERLGAEQQWVPVSWVF, from the exons GCTACCCGCAGGCCCATGAGAACCTGGAGGAGTCCAGGCTGGAGGCGGTGAGTGACAACAACATGGAGCTGGTGCAGGACATCCTGAAGGAGCTCACTCCCCTCACGCACAGGAGCAAGGCCGCAGACGAACTGGCATGCATACTGAAGGAGCCACACTTCCAG TCTCTCATGGAAACTCATGATTCGGTGGCATCCAAGACCTTTGAGACTCCTCCTCCCAGCCCCTGTTCCTTCATGGACGCTGCCTTCAACAACCAGCCTGTGCCCCCAGATGCAGTCAGGATGGTGGGCATCCGCAAGGTGTCTGGAGAGCACCTG GGTGTGACATTTCGGGTGGAGAGTGGAGAGCTGGTGATCGCCCGCATCCTTCATGGCGGGATGATCGACCAGCAGGGCCTCCTCTACGTGGGTGACATTATCAAGGAGGTGAATGCAAAAGAGGTGGGCAATGACCCCAAGGTGCTCCAGCAGATGCTGAAGGAGGCCAGCGGCAGCGTGGTGCTCAAGATCCTCCCCAGCTACCAGGAGCCTCACACCCCACGCCAG GCCTATGTGAAGTGTCACTTTGAGTACGACCCGTCCCATGACAACCTAATCCCCTGTAAGGAGGCAGGCCTGGGCTTCAGCAGTGGAGACATCCTGCAGATCTTCAACCAGGAGGACCTCAACTGGTGGCAG GCATGTCACCTGGAGGGGGGCAGTGCAGGCCTCATCCCCAGCCAGCtcctggaggagaagaggaaggcttTTGTCAAGAGAGATCTGGAGCTGGTTACAACAG GTCCTCTTTGTTCTGGAATGGGcgggaagaagaaaaaaaagatgaTGTATCTAACGACCAAAAATGCAG AGTTTGATCGGCACGAGCTGAGGATCTACGAGGAGGTGGCCAAGGTTTCCCCGTTCCGTCGGAAGACGTTGGTTCTGATTGGAGCACAGGGAGTGGGCCGCCGTAGTCTGAAGAACAAACTGTTGGTGTCAGACCCCCTGCGCTATGGGACCACCATCCCCT TTACCTCGAGGAAACCCAAGGTGGATGAGAAGGATGGACAGATGTACTCGTTCATGACTCGCAGTGAGATGGATTTGGACATTAAGAACGGGCGCTTCCTGGAGCATGGCGAGTACGACGGGAACCTCTATGGCACCAAGATCAACTCCATCCATGAGGTGGTGGACTCTGGCAAGATCTGCATCCTGGATGTCAACCCACAG GCACTTAAGGTTCTGCGGACGTCAGAGTTCCTTCCCTACGTGGTGTTTATTGAGGCTCCAGATTACGAGGTCCTCAAAGCCATGAATAAGTCTGCCAAAGACGCCGGAGTCATGACCAAACAGTTAACG GACTCAGAGCTGAAGAGGACAGTGGATGAGAGTGAAAGGATCCAGCGGGCCTACGGACATTACTTTGACCTGAACATCATCAACGACAGCCTGGAGGGGGCCTTCTGCGGCCTGAAGATGGCGCTGGAGAGACTAGGCGCAGAGCAGCAGTGGGTTCCTGTCAGCTGGGTCTTCTAA